One genomic region from Syngnathus typhle isolate RoL2023-S1 ecotype Sweden linkage group LG17, RoL_Styp_1.0, whole genome shotgun sequence encodes:
- the gpr146 gene encoding probable G-protein coupled receptor 146 produces MWICVVYNETETSVDFRLCQDFGLILSVLSLVYLLVCFPLGLCYNVLLVAVNLSNKVSMTMPDVYFVNMAIAGLVLNAVAPVELLSSTFTRWHAWEYTNEVYITLLILFNISSLVIMYSTTLLSLDYYIERALPRTYMSSVYNTKHVCGFIWGGAVLTSFSSLLFYVCNHISTKMVECSKMQNKEAADAIMMFIGYVVPAVAVLYAFALILRIRKESTPLDQDSARLDPSIHRLLLASVCVQFVLWTPYYVTLLVHTVAGTPGYAGGSRYLPTYYFLRCVSKLLAFSSSFAMPLMYGQMNKNFSNKLRRLLARLHCRDQSCPHERSAVQQVVT; encoded by the coding sequence ATGTGGATCTGCGTGGTTTACAATGAGACGGAAACCAGCGTGGACTTCCGTCTGTGCCAGGACTTTGGACTCATCCTGTCCGTGTTATCGCTGGTCTACCTGCTGGTGTGCTTCCCGCTGGGCCTGTGCTACAACGTGCTGCTGGTGGCCGTCAACCTCTCCAACAAGGTATCCATGACCATGCCCGACGTCTACTTTGTCAACATGGCCATCGCGGGCCTGGTGCTCAACGCCGTGGCGCCCGTGGAGCTGCTCAGCTCCACCTTCACCCGCTGGCACGCGTGGGAGTACACCAACGAAGTGTACATCACGCTGCTCATCCTCTTCAACATCTCCTCGCTGGTCATCATGTACTCCACCACGCTGCTCAGTTTGGACTATTACATCGAGCGGGCCCTGCCGCGCACCTACATGTCCAGCGTGTACAACACCAAGCACGTGTGCGGCTTCATCTGGGGCGGCGCCGTGCTCACCAGCTTCTCCTCGCTGCTTTTTTACGTGTGCAACCACATCTCCACCAAGATGGTGGAGTGCTCCAAGATGCAGAACAAGGAGGCGGCCGACGCCATCATGATGTTCATCGGCTACGTGGTGCCCGCCGTGGCCGTCCTGTACGCCTTTGCGCTCATCCTGCGCATCCGGAAGGAGTCCACGCCGCTGGACCAGGACTCGGCCCGCTTGGACCCGTCCATCCACCGGCTCCTTTTAGCTTCCGTGTGCGTGCAGTTTGTGCTGTGGACTCCGTATTACGTGACGCTCCTGGTGCACACTGTGGCCGGCACGCCCGGGTACGCGGGCGGGTCACGCTACCTGCCCACCTACTACTTCCTACGCTGCGTGTCCAAGCTGCTGGCGTTTTCCAGCAGCTTCGCCATGCCGCTCATGTACGGCCAGATGAACAAGAACTTCTCCAACAAGCTGCGGCGGCTGCTAGCCAGGTTGCACTGCCGAGACCAGTCTTGTCCACACGAACGCTCCGCAGTGCAGCAAGTGGTCACGTGA
- the baiap3 gene encoding BAI1-associated protein 3 isoform X2, protein MFVASDDEEDVDSSPPIVRAEKLHHKKNIQIFSGKLITRPSRVVVPRRATLRRGDKTSESGQLPGGDTQCGAMTTLLDLKSSVLRQVQRSQSLRSRRESPPAVGSPLSHCPEPLTRRFSEESSEFFERMNTILQKQENMLQAGQAECQRGACTVPPPQEHVDQAFIQDRISRTELDLLYEEAVYTVVNRVGVPSSEHVTSDEELFAYLLKVFDMGEEEHDIILQKVQESKRATFSLRASVLKAKNLLAKDANGYSDPYCMLGILEGQSPREPEDKKERKFSFRKRKEKLEKRSSTKEALPARCIQVTEVKPETLNPVWDEHFVFEIDDVHNDLLHLDIWDHDDDVSVAEACKKLNEVSGLRGMGRYFKQIAKSVRANGSSSSGSEENVDDFLGCLNISLSEIPVGGFDTWFKLEPRSSASKVQGECHLILQLFTSQRDTTLSKKESNVSVHKKLLSQIVEYEHAHVKREPYNWNGQVSPPAWTFLTHHAVQTDLTRLQQAIIRWHCYSGHHRTQRVCYSLLLRLLRAIDAEWDPPSVRGDLERQLSDSFRLYTEHCLCLMKNMRQVFPCTSVAAITRYELMLRGIGYMQNMRAFKTVCPLRNELDLDITSAVKKGTSEWYESLIAQYKPEDGSLEEHLKKMVAVVDAVCADVQRAQNIYNKLFYSAVKVDFFSVSYRQLEKLVADDVNVAMERLCGTLEQESSRLTQTTGETVFELFVSLKILKGFREFLPLKDAKMLALTGFHDWFKSSIHKFLQIVHDRSCDRICKAVETDKMEAVQQDKHSSSALEVTSCFRHVRDIWLQLAWPDSAGAFIFVTRLTDNFCNEAVCYSEMLTRKIERSQLGRDHKSFIVQLCVALNDVEHVRVFLGHLPRDLGWQGVERAMEESCGAEGKEQVFKALNGQLFNVDLDLQREAKRLIALLTDKMVPELRRYIQHISLSPDSINNDDAVDPLMKYLQETVVILTDALVKDNLTRVLQSLWELLLRMILDSVAENRGVQVEFYNRFQYTVETLLEFLQGNGLSLEDMKSGDYKALEEELKLNKCSSFELIEQYYLEKISLQKTLKHTRFGRISVKCYYDAPEQRLTVEILHAADIMALDANGLSDPFVIVELCPHHLFPLAKSQRTQVKLKTLHPVFDELFYFHVSPEQYRHRFACLTFTVMDYDWLSTNDFAGEAVAPLSDFCWPGRPNATAAGKSVQPFILHLSRSKPSEKPIMRMLDARAGDREAQEFVRRLKEIEKSMEEE, encoded by the exons TCACAAGAAAAACATCCAAATCTTCAGTGGCAAGTTGATCACACGCCCGAGCCGAGTCGTGGTGCCGCGAAGAGCAACTCTGAGACGCGGTGACAAAACATCTGAAAGCGGACAACTGCCCGGAGGAGACACACAG TGTGGCGCCATGACGACGCTGCTGGACCTGAAGAGTAGCGTCTTGCGGCAGGTACAAAGGAGCCAGTCGTTGAGGAGCCGCAGGGAGTCGCCGCCCGCTGTCGGCAGCCCCCTCTCCCACTGCCCGGAACCCTTAACCCGAAG GTTCTCCGAGGAGAGCTCGGAGTTCTTTGAGCGTATGAATACCATTCTGCAGAAACAGGAGAACATGCTGCAGGCCGGCCAGGCCGAG TGCCAAAGAGGAGCCTGTACCGTGCCACCACCACAAGAACATGTGGACCAGGCCTTTATCCAGGACCGAATCAGCAGGACGGAG CTGGACTTGCTGTACGAGGAAGCCGTGTACACGGTGGTCAACCGAGTGGGCGTGCCTTCATCGGAACACGTGACGAGTGACGAAGAACTTTTTGCCTACCTGCTGAAG gtttttgatATGGGAGAGGAGGAGCATGACATCATACTCCAGAAAGTGCAAGAATCCAAG AGAGCTACATTCTCCTTGAGAGCTTCTGTCTTGAAAGCCAAAAACCTGCTGGCTAAGGACGCCAATG GCTACAGCGACCCTTACTGCATGTTGGGCATCCTGGAGGGTCAAAGCCCGCGGGAGCCCGAGGACAAGAAGGAGAGGAAGTTCAGCTTCAGAAAGAGGAAGGAGAAACTGGAGAAACGCTCCAGCACCAAGGAGGCGCTGCCCGCCAGGTGCATCCAGGTCACCGAGGTCAAGCCGGAGACCCTCAATCCGGTCTGGGATGAGCATTTTGTCTT TGAAATTGATGACGTCCACAATGACTTGCTACATTTGGACATTTG GGATCACGATGACGACGTCTCGGTGGCCGAGGCCTGCAAAAAACTCAATGAAGTCAGCGGACTTCGAGGAATGGGAAG GTATTTTAAGCAGATTGCGAAATCGGTGCGCGCCAACGGATCGTCGTCATCCGGCTCCGAGGAGAACGTAGACGACTTCTTGGGATGCCTCAACATCTCTTTAAGC GAGATTCCCGTCGGCGGCTTCGACACTTGGTTCAAGCTGGAGCCCCGATCGAGCGCCTCCAAAGTGCAGGGCGAATGTCACCTGATACTGCAGCTCTTCACCAGCCAG AGAGACACGACGCTgtcgaagaaagaatccaacgtGTCCGTCCACAAGAAACTGCTGAGTCAAATTGTTGAATATGAGCACGCTCACGTCAAG cgtGAGCCCTACAACTGGAACGGGCAGGTTAGCCCACCGGCGTGGACGTTTTTGACTCACCACGCCGTGCAAACGGACCTCACCCGTCTCCAACAGGCTATTAT TCGCTGGCACTGCTACAGCGGCCACCATCGAACTCAACGGGTGTGCTACTCCCTGCTGCTGCGCCTCCTGAGGGCTATCGATGCAGAGTGGGACCCTCCCTCTGTGAGAGGAGACCTG GAGAGGCAGCTGTCAGACAGCTTCCGGTTGTACACAGAACACTGCCTGTGCTTGATGAAGAACATGCGGCAGGTTTTCCCCTGCACCAGCGTCGCCGCCATTACGCGCTACGAGCTCATGCTGAG GGGAATCGGTTACATGCAGAACATGCGGGCATTCAAGACCGTTTGCCCTCTACGGAACGAGCTGGACTTGGACATCACATCCGCCGTGAAG AAAGGAACCTCGGAGTGGTATGAGAGTCTAATTGCCCAGTACAAGCCGGAGGATGGG TCGCTTGAGGAGCATCTGAAAAAAATGGTTGCGGTGGTGGATGCCGTCTGCGCAGATGTTCAGAGAGCTCAGAATATCTACAACAAACTCTTCTACAG TGCGGTCAAAGTGGATTTCTTCAGCGTGTCCTACAGGCAGCTGGAGAAGTTG GTGGCTGATGATGTCAACGTAGCCATGGAGAGGCTTTGCGGCACTCTGGAGCAAGAAAGTTCCAGACTGACGCAGACAACGGGCGAGACCGTCTTTGAACTTTTCGTGTCCCTGAAGATTCTCAAAGGCTTCCGGGAGTTTCTTCCTCTCAA GGATGCAAAGATGTTAGCCTTGACGGGATTCCACGACTGGTTCAAGTCGTCCATTCACAAGTTCCTGCAGATCGTTCACGACAGGTCGTGCGACAGGATCTGCAAAGCGGTGGAGACGGATAAG ATGGAAGCGGTGCAGCAGGACAAGCACAGCTCCTCTGCGCTGGAAGTCACATCTTGCTTCCGACATGTCCGAGACATCTGGCTCCAGCTGGCCTGGCCGGACTCCGCTGGCGCCTTCATTTTTGTCACCCGCTTGACCGac AACTTTTGCAACGAGGCCGTGTGTTACTCGGAGATGCTCACGCGCAAGATTGAGAGGAGCCAGCTGGGCCGGGACCACAAGAGCTTCATAGTTCAG CTGTGTGTGGCCCTCAATGATGTTGAACACGTACGCGTCTTCCTGGGTCACCTGCCCCGCGACCTGGGCTGGCAAGGCGTGGAGCGCGCCATGGAGGAGTCGTGCGGCGCCGAGGGCAAGGAGCAGGTGTTCAAGGCCCTCAACGGGCAGCTTTTCAACGTGGACCTGGACCTGCAAAGGGAAGCCAAACGCCTCATCGCGCTACTCACGGACAAG ATGGTGCCGGAGCTTCGGCGCTACATCCAACACATCAGCTTGTCCCCCGATTCCATCAACAACGACGAC GCCGTGGACCCCCTCATGAAGTACCTGCAGGAGACGGTGGTCATCCTCACCGATGCGCTGGTGAAGGACAACCTCACTCG GGTTCTGCAGAGCTTGTGGGAGCTGCTGTTGCGCATGATCCTGGATTCAGTCGCGGAGAACCGAGGCGTTCAAGTGGAGTTCTACAACCGCTTCCAGTACACTGTCGAG ACCTTATTGGAATTCCTCCAGGGAAACGGTCTGTCCCTTGAGGATATGAAGAGTGGAGACTACAAG gCCCTGGAGGAGGAGCTGAAGTTGAACAAGTGTTCTTCTTTCGAGTTGATTGAACAGTATTACCTGGAAAAGATCTCCCTGCAG AAAAccctcaaacacacacgctTCGGTCGGATCAGCGTCAAGTGCTACTACGACGCTCCCGAGCAGAGGTTGACCGTGGAGATCCTGCACGCCGCTGACATCATGGCGTTGGATGCGAATG GTCTGAGCGACCCCTTTGTCATCGTGGAGCTCTGCCCCCACCACCTCTTCCCTCTGGCCAAGAGCCAGCGCACGCAGGTGAAGCTGAAGACGCTGCACCCCGTGTTCGACGAGCTCTTCTACTT CCACGTGAGTCCCGAGCAGTACAGGCACCGATTCGCCTGCTTGACCTTCACCGTGATGGACTACGATTGGCTGTCCACTAACGACTTCGCCGGCGAGGCGGTGGCCCCGCTCAGCGATTTCTGCTGGCCAGGGAGGCCCAACGCCACGGCGGCCGGGAAGAGCGTGCAACCCTTCATCCTCCACCTGTCTCGCAGCAAGCCCAGCG AGAAGCCGATCATGCGGATGCTGGACGCTCGGGCGGGCGACAGGGAGGCTCAGGAGTTTGTCCGCAGGCTGAAGGAGATTGAGAAGTCCATGGaggaggagtaa
- the baiap3 gene encoding BAI1-associated protein 3 isoform X1, with translation MCKCLKIVCIFARHVRVPNSRTLLFLLLVVVCFGRQVMTRKTWIHLLLSFGRKNYSREKCIHHKKNIQIFSGKLITRPSRVVVPRRATLRRGDKTSESGQLPGGDTQCGAMTTLLDLKSSVLRQVQRSQSLRSRRESPPAVGSPLSHCPEPLTRRFSEESSEFFERMNTILQKQENMLQAGQAECQRGACTVPPPQEHVDQAFIQDRISRTELDLLYEEAVYTVVNRVGVPSSEHVTSDEELFAYLLKVFDMGEEEHDIILQKVQESKRATFSLRASVLKAKNLLAKDANGYSDPYCMLGILEGQSPREPEDKKERKFSFRKRKEKLEKRSSTKEALPARCIQVTEVKPETLNPVWDEHFVFEIDDVHNDLLHLDIWDHDDDVSVAEACKKLNEVSGLRGMGRYFKQIAKSVRANGSSSSGSEENVDDFLGCLNISLSEIPVGGFDTWFKLEPRSSASKVQGECHLILQLFTSQRDTTLSKKESNVSVHKKLLSQIVEYEHAHVKREPYNWNGQVSPPAWTFLTHHAVQTDLTRLQQAIIRWHCYSGHHRTQRVCYSLLLRLLRAIDAEWDPPSVRGDLERQLSDSFRLYTEHCLCLMKNMRQVFPCTSVAAITRYELMLRGIGYMQNMRAFKTVCPLRNELDLDITSAVKKGTSEWYESLIAQYKPEDGSLEEHLKKMVAVVDAVCADVQRAQNIYNKLFYSAVKVDFFSVSYRQLEKLVADDVNVAMERLCGTLEQESSRLTQTTGETVFELFVSLKILKGFREFLPLKDAKMLALTGFHDWFKSSIHKFLQIVHDRSCDRICKAVETDKMEAVQQDKHSSSALEVTSCFRHVRDIWLQLAWPDSAGAFIFVTRLTDNFCNEAVCYSEMLTRKIERSQLGRDHKSFIVQLCVALNDVEHVRVFLGHLPRDLGWQGVERAMEESCGAEGKEQVFKALNGQLFNVDLDLQREAKRLIALLTDKMVPELRRYIQHISLSPDSINNDDAVDPLMKYLQETVVILTDALVKDNLTRVLQSLWELLLRMILDSVAENRGVQVEFYNRFQYTVETLLEFLQGNGLSLEDMKSGDYKALEEELKLNKCSSFELIEQYYLEKISLQKTLKHTRFGRISVKCYYDAPEQRLTVEILHAADIMALDANGLSDPFVIVELCPHHLFPLAKSQRTQVKLKTLHPVFDELFYFHVSPEQYRHRFACLTFTVMDYDWLSTNDFAGEAVAPLSDFCWPGRPNATAAGKSVQPFILHLSRSKPSEKPIMRMLDARAGDREAQEFVRRLKEIEKSMEEE, from the exons TCACAAGAAAAACATCCAAATCTTCAGTGGCAAGTTGATCACACGCCCGAGCCGAGTCGTGGTGCCGCGAAGAGCAACTCTGAGACGCGGTGACAAAACATCTGAAAGCGGACAACTGCCCGGAGGAGACACACAG TGTGGCGCCATGACGACGCTGCTGGACCTGAAGAGTAGCGTCTTGCGGCAGGTACAAAGGAGCCAGTCGTTGAGGAGCCGCAGGGAGTCGCCGCCCGCTGTCGGCAGCCCCCTCTCCCACTGCCCGGAACCCTTAACCCGAAG GTTCTCCGAGGAGAGCTCGGAGTTCTTTGAGCGTATGAATACCATTCTGCAGAAACAGGAGAACATGCTGCAGGCCGGCCAGGCCGAG TGCCAAAGAGGAGCCTGTACCGTGCCACCACCACAAGAACATGTGGACCAGGCCTTTATCCAGGACCGAATCAGCAGGACGGAG CTGGACTTGCTGTACGAGGAAGCCGTGTACACGGTGGTCAACCGAGTGGGCGTGCCTTCATCGGAACACGTGACGAGTGACGAAGAACTTTTTGCCTACCTGCTGAAG gtttttgatATGGGAGAGGAGGAGCATGACATCATACTCCAGAAAGTGCAAGAATCCAAG AGAGCTACATTCTCCTTGAGAGCTTCTGTCTTGAAAGCCAAAAACCTGCTGGCTAAGGACGCCAATG GCTACAGCGACCCTTACTGCATGTTGGGCATCCTGGAGGGTCAAAGCCCGCGGGAGCCCGAGGACAAGAAGGAGAGGAAGTTCAGCTTCAGAAAGAGGAAGGAGAAACTGGAGAAACGCTCCAGCACCAAGGAGGCGCTGCCCGCCAGGTGCATCCAGGTCACCGAGGTCAAGCCGGAGACCCTCAATCCGGTCTGGGATGAGCATTTTGTCTT TGAAATTGATGACGTCCACAATGACTTGCTACATTTGGACATTTG GGATCACGATGACGACGTCTCGGTGGCCGAGGCCTGCAAAAAACTCAATGAAGTCAGCGGACTTCGAGGAATGGGAAG GTATTTTAAGCAGATTGCGAAATCGGTGCGCGCCAACGGATCGTCGTCATCCGGCTCCGAGGAGAACGTAGACGACTTCTTGGGATGCCTCAACATCTCTTTAAGC GAGATTCCCGTCGGCGGCTTCGACACTTGGTTCAAGCTGGAGCCCCGATCGAGCGCCTCCAAAGTGCAGGGCGAATGTCACCTGATACTGCAGCTCTTCACCAGCCAG AGAGACACGACGCTgtcgaagaaagaatccaacgtGTCCGTCCACAAGAAACTGCTGAGTCAAATTGTTGAATATGAGCACGCTCACGTCAAG cgtGAGCCCTACAACTGGAACGGGCAGGTTAGCCCACCGGCGTGGACGTTTTTGACTCACCACGCCGTGCAAACGGACCTCACCCGTCTCCAACAGGCTATTAT TCGCTGGCACTGCTACAGCGGCCACCATCGAACTCAACGGGTGTGCTACTCCCTGCTGCTGCGCCTCCTGAGGGCTATCGATGCAGAGTGGGACCCTCCCTCTGTGAGAGGAGACCTG GAGAGGCAGCTGTCAGACAGCTTCCGGTTGTACACAGAACACTGCCTGTGCTTGATGAAGAACATGCGGCAGGTTTTCCCCTGCACCAGCGTCGCCGCCATTACGCGCTACGAGCTCATGCTGAG GGGAATCGGTTACATGCAGAACATGCGGGCATTCAAGACCGTTTGCCCTCTACGGAACGAGCTGGACTTGGACATCACATCCGCCGTGAAG AAAGGAACCTCGGAGTGGTATGAGAGTCTAATTGCCCAGTACAAGCCGGAGGATGGG TCGCTTGAGGAGCATCTGAAAAAAATGGTTGCGGTGGTGGATGCCGTCTGCGCAGATGTTCAGAGAGCTCAGAATATCTACAACAAACTCTTCTACAG TGCGGTCAAAGTGGATTTCTTCAGCGTGTCCTACAGGCAGCTGGAGAAGTTG GTGGCTGATGATGTCAACGTAGCCATGGAGAGGCTTTGCGGCACTCTGGAGCAAGAAAGTTCCAGACTGACGCAGACAACGGGCGAGACCGTCTTTGAACTTTTCGTGTCCCTGAAGATTCTCAAAGGCTTCCGGGAGTTTCTTCCTCTCAA GGATGCAAAGATGTTAGCCTTGACGGGATTCCACGACTGGTTCAAGTCGTCCATTCACAAGTTCCTGCAGATCGTTCACGACAGGTCGTGCGACAGGATCTGCAAAGCGGTGGAGACGGATAAG ATGGAAGCGGTGCAGCAGGACAAGCACAGCTCCTCTGCGCTGGAAGTCACATCTTGCTTCCGACATGTCCGAGACATCTGGCTCCAGCTGGCCTGGCCGGACTCCGCTGGCGCCTTCATTTTTGTCACCCGCTTGACCGac AACTTTTGCAACGAGGCCGTGTGTTACTCGGAGATGCTCACGCGCAAGATTGAGAGGAGCCAGCTGGGCCGGGACCACAAGAGCTTCATAGTTCAG CTGTGTGTGGCCCTCAATGATGTTGAACACGTACGCGTCTTCCTGGGTCACCTGCCCCGCGACCTGGGCTGGCAAGGCGTGGAGCGCGCCATGGAGGAGTCGTGCGGCGCCGAGGGCAAGGAGCAGGTGTTCAAGGCCCTCAACGGGCAGCTTTTCAACGTGGACCTGGACCTGCAAAGGGAAGCCAAACGCCTCATCGCGCTACTCACGGACAAG ATGGTGCCGGAGCTTCGGCGCTACATCCAACACATCAGCTTGTCCCCCGATTCCATCAACAACGACGAC GCCGTGGACCCCCTCATGAAGTACCTGCAGGAGACGGTGGTCATCCTCACCGATGCGCTGGTGAAGGACAACCTCACTCG GGTTCTGCAGAGCTTGTGGGAGCTGCTGTTGCGCATGATCCTGGATTCAGTCGCGGAGAACCGAGGCGTTCAAGTGGAGTTCTACAACCGCTTCCAGTACACTGTCGAG ACCTTATTGGAATTCCTCCAGGGAAACGGTCTGTCCCTTGAGGATATGAAGAGTGGAGACTACAAG gCCCTGGAGGAGGAGCTGAAGTTGAACAAGTGTTCTTCTTTCGAGTTGATTGAACAGTATTACCTGGAAAAGATCTCCCTGCAG AAAAccctcaaacacacacgctTCGGTCGGATCAGCGTCAAGTGCTACTACGACGCTCCCGAGCAGAGGTTGACCGTGGAGATCCTGCACGCCGCTGACATCATGGCGTTGGATGCGAATG GTCTGAGCGACCCCTTTGTCATCGTGGAGCTCTGCCCCCACCACCTCTTCCCTCTGGCCAAGAGCCAGCGCACGCAGGTGAAGCTGAAGACGCTGCACCCCGTGTTCGACGAGCTCTTCTACTT CCACGTGAGTCCCGAGCAGTACAGGCACCGATTCGCCTGCTTGACCTTCACCGTGATGGACTACGATTGGCTGTCCACTAACGACTTCGCCGGCGAGGCGGTGGCCCCGCTCAGCGATTTCTGCTGGCCAGGGAGGCCCAACGCCACGGCGGCCGGGAAGAGCGTGCAACCCTTCATCCTCCACCTGTCTCGCAGCAAGCCCAGCG AGAAGCCGATCATGCGGATGCTGGACGCTCGGGCGGGCGACAGGGAGGCTCAGGAGTTTGTCCGCAGGCTGAAGGAGATTGAGAAGTCCATGGaggaggagtaa